A region of Syntrophorhabdaceae bacterium DNA encodes the following proteins:
- a CDS encoding ABC transporter ATP-binding protein: MKTGSPIVEVRNLYKSYWRGSQIVPVLENITFDIAEGEFLALMGPSGSGKSTLLNLIAGIDEPDSGVIKVGGVDITTLTEIELAHWRALNVGFIFQFYNLIPVLTAFENVELPLLLSFLSRSERREHVEMALKVVNLTDRMDHYPGQLSGGQQQRVAIARAIVTDPAILVADEPTGDLDRHSAEEIMELMDRLNMESQKTIIMVTHDPRAARKAHVMRQLDKGVLNDATSQDHL; the protein is encoded by the coding sequence ATGAAAACCGGATCTCCCATCGTCGAAGTGAGAAACCTCTATAAGTCTTACTGGCGAGGGAGCCAGATTGTGCCCGTGCTTGAGAACATTACGTTCGATATAGCGGAAGGCGAATTCTTGGCCCTCATGGGGCCCTCGGGCTCGGGCAAAAGCACCCTGCTCAATCTTATCGCGGGTATCGACGAACCCGATAGCGGCGTGATAAAAGTCGGAGGCGTCGATATTACAACCCTTACGGAGATAGAACTCGCCCATTGGCGGGCCCTGAACGTGGGTTTCATCTTCCAGTTTTACAATCTCATACCGGTGCTGACGGCGTTTGAGAACGTGGAGCTTCCCCTGCTGCTCTCTTTTCTTTCGCGCTCGGAACGAAGGGAACACGTGGAGATGGCCTTAAAGGTGGTCAATCTCACGGACAGGATGGACCATTACCCCGGACAGCTTTCCGGCGGTCAGCAACAGCGCGTGGCTATCGCGCGGGCCATCGTTACCGATCCGGCCATCCTGGTCGCCGATGAGCCTACGGGAGATCTGGACAGACACTCTGCCGAAGAGATCATGGAACTCATGGACAGGCTCAATATGGAATCGCAAAAGACCATCATCATGGTTACCCACGACCCACGGGCCGCGCGAAAGGCGCATGTCATGCGGCAGCTTGACAAGGGTGTTTTGAACGATGCGACTTCTCAAGATCATCTATAA
- a CDS encoding FtsX-like permease family protein, whose translation MRLLKIIYKNAFRHKLRTGLTILSIAIAILAFGLLRTVVDAWYAGVQASSSYRLVTRSATSIIFPLPLSYKDKIRQIDGVKTVSYGYWFGGIYIDEKNFFANFAVDGSTFFDIYPEYVLSPTEKEAFLRDRKGFVCGRKLAERFNWKIGDTVVLKGTIFPGTWEFVLKGIYQGKDKNTDESEFIFHFDYLNESLKKSAPSRADQVGFYFVGISNPDRAAEIATDIDRTFQNSLAETLTETEKAFQLGFVAMSDAIITAIKLVSFVVIVIILAVVANTMAMSARERTGEYAIFETLGFGGWYIAALIFGESMIITMIGCATGVAATFPAKAAFAKSVGQYFPIFNIAQKTIYLDVALSLAVGILAGIVPAVRSVRIRIADGLRMVE comes from the coding sequence ATGCGACTTCTCAAGATCATCTATAAGAACGCCTTCCGTCACAAACTCCGCACGGGCCTCACCATTTTGAGCATCGCCATTGCCATTCTCGCCTTCGGACTGCTCCGCACCGTGGTTGACGCCTGGTATGCAGGAGTTCAGGCTTCATCTTCGTATCGTCTCGTTACCCGGAGCGCCACTTCGATAATCTTTCCCCTGCCGCTATCCTACAAGGATAAAATCCGCCAGATTGACGGGGTCAAGACCGTCTCATACGGCTACTGGTTCGGCGGCATCTATATCGACGAAAAAAACTTCTTTGCCAATTTCGCCGTGGACGGATCGACCTTTTTTGATATCTACCCCGAGTACGTGCTCTCACCCACCGAAAAGGAGGCGTTTCTCAGGGACCGTAAAGGTTTTGTCTGTGGCCGCAAGCTTGCAGAACGCTTTAATTGGAAGATAGGTGATACCGTCGTTTTGAAGGGAACCATCTTCCCCGGCACCTGGGAATTTGTCCTTAAGGGGATCTATCAGGGCAAAGACAAAAACACCGACGAATCGGAATTTATATTCCACTTTGACTATTTAAACGAGTCCTTGAAAAAGTCAGCGCCCTCAAGGGCCGATCAGGTCGGCTTCTATTTTGTGGGTATTAGTAATCCGGATCGGGCAGCCGAGATCGCTACCGACATAGACAGGACTTTTCAAAATTCACTTGCCGAGACGCTGACGGAGACCGAAAAGGCATTTCAGCTGGGCTTCGTTGCCATGTCCGATGCGATCATTACCGCCATCAAACTTGTCTCCTTCGTAGTCATCGTTATCATCCTTGCCGTAGTTGCTAACACTATGGCAATGTCTGCCAGGGAACGCACGGGCGAGTATGCCATATTCGAGACGCTTGGGTTTGGCGGATGGTACATAGCGGCACTCATCTTCGGCGAATCCATGATCATCACTATGATCGGATGCGCAACCGGAGTGGCAGCCACGTTTCCCGCCAAAGCAGCGTTCGCAAAAAGTGTGGGTCAATACTTCCCGATTTTCAACATAGCGCAGAAGACAATATACCTCGATGTGGCACTCTCACTTGCGGTGGGAATCCTTGCAGGCATAGTTCCGGCGGTACGGTCCGTCAGGATC